From the Pieris napi chromosome 20, ilPieNapi1.2, whole genome shotgun sequence genome, one window contains:
- the LOC125059918 gene encoding uncharacterized protein LOC125059918 — MIKIFVLFAAMCALVTGNTLSVEDFIKAASAGDFKTLRKFVNPNFAFDNFPGQPNLNTDVASLQPGPGAHVFGQAESSFSSYSNNNGQVATESGGYGLINKDGVVSSYSFTPKNIVTPVENIPQN; from the exons atgattaaaatttttgtgttattcGCTGCGATGTGTGCGCTTGTTACAg GCAACACACTCTCAGTGGAAGATTTTATAAAGGCTGCCTCGGCTGGTGACTTCAAAACTCTACGTAAATT TGTCAACCCCAACTTCGCATTCGATAATTTCCCg gGCCAGCCTAATCTGAACACGGACGTGGCTAGTCTACAACCAGGCCCTGGAGCTCACGTCTTCGGTCAGGCTGAGTCAAGCTTTTCTTCATACTCCAACAACAACGGTCAAGTTGCAACTGAAAGTGGAGGCTACGGACTCATCAACAAGGACGGAGTAGTTAGCTCATACAGTTTCACTCCGAAAAATATTGTAACGCCTGTTGAAAATATTCCGCAAAACTGA